CTTCACATACCCAGTGATGTTCGCTCCCACTGAACTGAAGGTGCGAGCGCAAGTGAACACGCTCAACGTCACGTGGCAGCCCTCGCCCAATCACACGGTTGTCTCCGGGTACAAGCTGTCCTGCCGAGAGGTGGGCGCCAACGTTGAAAAGATGACGCAGACTCACCTGGTCAGGCTCCGCAAAAAAGCCAGATACCATCTCCTCACTGGGCTTGGTAAGTTGCTCTCATTGAGTTTCACAGTCTGAGAGGTGAATCTCTCCTCAAGAATTTCCATTTCCTCTTGTATGCTgggattggctggtgaccagtccagggtatgCCATGCAAGTTATCTGGCATAGGTTCTGACTTTATTCATGACACTAATGAGCATTAGCAGGATCCAAAGTGATGGTTGATTGTTGGTTGTCGTCAGACTTTGTTAAGACTTTTAATAGTAATGCACACATTTATATCACTGTCATATCATATTGATTTCTTACATTTACacgtcatgatttttttttacattcttgtATAGTTTCACGGATCTGTGAATGTTCGTGGTGATGTGTATGCATGATGTTCGACATttatataccatattttccacaccacAAGGcaaacctaaaagcattcaattgtctcaaaagccgacagcgcGTCTTatctggatcaatattctgatttcttcgacatagtgttttaaatgttctgcaaagggctttgttacagctgcaatgGTTGCGAAGGGTCTatttaaataaagctgcattgtattgtcttgtatcccctttagcgtagctccatctagtgaatgcaaaacacaaccgcagccactattgtagcttatattttatgcgccttataatgtggtgtaccctatatatgaaaacagttttaaaattggccattcactgaaggttcgccttatactccgaagcgccttataatgcggaaaatacagtacttactGAGATCATGCATTCCGTTGGCTTGTCATTGTCtgttgaagtacattttttcaaatgaacatgAATTCCTACTTGTAAGATATCTCAATCCTCATTCCTATTGCTACGTTTGTGTTAGTTCCAGACCAGCTATATGAGGTGAGAGTCTGGGCATTCAACAAGCAGGCGGATGGCTCCGCTGCAGTGTGGAAAGGAAGGACCGAAAAGGCTAGTAAAGGTAAGAATCCCGTAGAACTGCAGAATGCCTGAAGACAATACAAGCTAAACGGGCTTTTCCCTCGTTCAAATTGATGCAGCGGTGGTACCACCATTCTGATCATTCATACACTTGCAAATGCCACGGCCCCACACTGGCTCAAATATACACTTTTTCCTCTGAAGTGTTTATGTGCAGTTGaactcaaaataataataatatcaaaacAATAATTTTGTGTTTCAACTTTGAACTTGGTAAAATGTGGCCCAGGTAATTGAACAAAATTTGAGTGTATCGAATCAAACCGAATCAAATTCttccactttaaaatatatTGAGATATGTATACAGTCATCTTTTAGTTGTGAGGTGCACACCCCGAATATATAATGCCATATTTATACTACTGAGAGGATAAGTAATAATGTAAAATGACAAGAGACTCATTGCACCATCCGCTCTCGAAGTGAGTTATACCGTACTGAATCAGAATCCCACTGAATAGAACTGAATCACATCATTCCACCTTTGTATTAACCATCCTTGAATTGTATCACATCCCATATATCAAGATATGTATAGAATCATATTTTATTGGAGAATGCAAACCCATTATATTTCAAGATGTGAGAAGTTTGAGAGCCAAAGTCGGACCGCTTCAGATATCAGGCGATTTAACTGCTGTTCAATGTTGTAGTGATTTAACTGCAAAATGAACAGAGGTCCACCTTCTGAcattaacattaaaataataacataaatatGTTACATAACACAGGACTGTTTTCTCATTCAAGCATCTTCGCTACCCATGCGGCCGCCTCCTTTACCACCGAGCAGTATTCAGGCCGCAGCCAACAGCTCCACGTCGATCCGGCTCCGCTGGGAGAAACCTCGCTTCAGCACGGTGCGCATCATCAACTACACAGTGCGCTGCAGCCCGGCCGGAACCACCAACGCCTCTCTGGTCACGTACCATACCAGGTGAGCCCGGATGTCTGTCATCCTTCGCATCATCAGCTACACCGTCTCGGCTGCTGCCGCCCAGGGTCGAAACAGGCATGCTTTGTGTTTTAAGAGCCTGTGTGGATTGGGTTAGAGGGTGGGAGGGtcattcttgttttttgtttgttttttgtttttttaaagggatgAGAAAGGTGAAAGGTAATAAGTGTCAAAGGTGGATTGATTCACTAAGTCAGTggttcccaaactttttttttgccagtggcCGGTTCAAACAAATACATGCGCTTCGCAGACCGGCAACCATTCGTCAAGGCGTGGCTGGAGGATTGATTGGTGACCGATTtaaagcacacaaacaaacaaaaaatcatggGAAAACACCAGCTCACAGCAAGCTGGGGGCAGAAGACAAAGAGGAAGCTCATttcgtattgtattgttttgtgttttttgttattgtaaagtgtccttgggtgtcttgaaaggcacttataaataaaactagctggtgcgccgccttccgggcggctcatcagctagttcctgcggaaggctggtaaggtgggccttcggcccacaaaagtgttgttgcttggttcaactttttgttcatcttcattgcttatcgcgaaaataaagagatgtttagctctactaaataactaacaatttcattgtaaagcttgtgggtagacaacattttttcgctaagatgcccgcgcgatcgtagtgagccactgcctgagcggcgcagtggcggcgcgcagcggcgcggtgaagtaggtacgttttgaaaagggacagacggaaggacagaccgcatgTGGGACGACGCgcgaatatatatatagatgtgttattattgttattattatattatttctgGATGATCTTATTTTTGTAACATGCCTCCGGAAATACCGACGTGAAGGGTGGATGGCAGCAACTTGACTATGAGTAGCAATTCTTTAATTTATTTGGATCAAGTGTAGTACCTATCACATATAGTTTATCATAACAAGGATAATCCTCACAGCTTTATCTGCTTGTGCGAGGTTTACAAGTTCTGTGGACCTTCGAGACAGGATTGCCTCGAGGCACAAAACTGGAAAAGGAAACAGAAAAGTTTTTGCTGCTTTGAAGGTTACAATGTGCGTGCAACTGGGAGGCTTAGGACTGAGGAAACGCGCTGAATACTTGTGAATGTGGAAGAAGTGAAACTCGGTGAATTCCTGATGTACTCTGAATACTTGTTGATTTTTGGTTTAACTTCTTCAGGTTGTATTAGAAATGACAGTCGGCGTGACACAGTGCAAATGAACAAAACTACAGTGTCAGCAAAGGCACACAGAGTTTCCGCGATACATTCCGCACCCTAACCTTTCTGCACCTATTACAAACATAAGTGACTGGCACTTGTTTTAAACTTGCCTTGTGGCGTTCCAGTGCCGCTCAAGAGATCCTGATCGGGGCGCTGAAGCCCTTCACACGCTACGAGCTGGCGGTCCAGTCCAACGGCATGGATGCGGCGGGGCCCTTCAGCGGCACCGTGGAAGAGTCCACATTCGCCGACCGTAAGTCTCTActgggttaaaaaaatgaagtgaatGGATTTGCCTAAAGTTAGGAcattaattaccggtacattagacataaaaagtctacacacccctgttcacatGCCAGATCATCTTTTAGATTAaagtaaatcatttcaaaattccACCATTACTGTGACTTATAACTTGTACAAGTGTATACAAATATGTTCACATCTGAACTTAATTCGGGTTTCGGATAGCTTCAGATGGTGCAGTTGAGGTGTCAGTCAAGGCAGGTAAAATGGAAGTATGTGTGCTAATGAATGAATCGCCACCATTCCCCTTTTTACAAAGCTGCAGCCTCTCTTCCCTTGCCTCCCATTTGCCCGCCTGTGGTCTCCGGGTTGTACCCAGGTGGCTGCAATATGAGGACACAGATGGTTGTCATATAACATGTCCGATCCCCCACCAAGATGAAACACACAAACCCCCAGCTGAGAACCttatttgtgacttttaattacCGACTGGTGCGCCCCCAACTCCCTCCCTCCTGTTTGGGTTCTATCAGGGCCTTCATCAGCACCGCAGGAGCTGCGCCTGAGCACCATCAATTCGTCATCAGTATTGGTGAGCTGGCGCCCTCCGCTGGAGCCAAACGGTGTCATCGTGGGCTACAGGATCTTGTTCAGCAGTAACTTGAGCCAACCCGAGCACACGTGGAGGAACCTCTCTCAGGATGGTGAGAACGGAAATGCTTTATCTCCAGGAGAACACTAAAGTAAAATCTCTTTCGCTTTCTCTTTTTTCACTCTATACTGTAGTATTAATGCATATTCATGTGACACTCAACTGCAGAGGGAACCATACATATCTCTTATGGCCAtatatttacccccccccccacccctacacacacacacacacacacacacacacacacacaatgggagCTGATATTGCAAATTGTTAATAGTAAACCCAACCAGAGTAGTCAAAACCAGGTCCAGGAAGCAAAAACCCCTGTCCCAGTTTGGCTTTAAGCACAGGCGCTTGTACTCAACCTGCAGCTAAACGAGCTCCCCGGGAGCTTTGAGGTGTGATGCCGGGTGGGACGCGCGGTGTGACCCCAGGATTTgaagtcacatttgtttttgtatgtgtacataaaaatattggattgaacaaaacaaaaacatctgaaTTGGGCATCACGCCCTGTAGTGTGAAAGTAGCCTAAGGGATGAAAAGAAAGGCGCAGCGAGActtacacaaaaaaacaaaaaaaaccccaatcaaTTCTTGGTCGTCAGTTGAtccacatttctttcttttttttattttctttaatgttAATGAGGATACAATATCCGGAGATGTGcataacaacaaacaatttTATTGACAAATGATACTACTTAATCATGTCAGAGTTGGGGtgcatgaaatattttttcacagaaaataattgcGAAGCACTAAGTTAACTGAAGATGGATATCTTTGACGGAAATGACACACAAGCAAGGgtagaatatgcaaactccccacTGAAAGGCTTGAAACTTAGATTGGAACCCTGATCCCCCGTGTTTTGTGAAGCAGATATGAACATGACTGCACATGTCAAACCCCAAAACACTTTCCATTCCTGTGTCTGATTTCTCTACCGCACAGGCAGCATCACCAATGTTGAGGTGCAAGGGTTAACCAGTGGCACCCATTACTTTTTCAAGTTGGGGGCATCGACAGAGGTGGGAGCCGGGCCTTATTCACTCATAAAGGACATTCAAACACCCCCTGACCAATACGGTATGTACCATTCATATCACATCTACATTTCTTTCTAACTAGACATGTTGTCCATCTTTTTCACAATTCAAGACAGTTCCACGGTGTCATAAAAACCTGATCCTAATTTACAGTAGCATGCCACACACAATGGATTGGTAGTCACTCCAGACAGACACACAAGAGATTTTGTGTATGTGCCAGAACAAAGTCAATGTTCCACAACATGTCATATAAAGTCTGAGTATCACGGTTATGTTGCTATCATGGGTTGCTGTGCCACCCACTATgcacaatgaatggaaatgtgtgtgtgtgttagatagATCTTGCCATCTGTTTCCTCTCTACTCTGCTGCCAAAAAGAATACGCCGGCATAAATGAATATCAATGAAGACAGTTGAATGGATCGATATTCAATTTTAGCCTTGTATTATATAAAAAAGTGGCGCGTTCACGCTTGCTTTATTTCGTTCTCTTTACTGTCCACACCAAAACGGGATATTGTGGGCAAAATTGTTTCTGTTTGGCAGAGTGCAGTTACGTATGTAATAGCTGTATTTACTGCTCCTTTATTGTGGATTGTTGTTGTGCgggaacacacaaacacaatcattTACAAAAGAGCCATTACAAATAAAAGCAATGCATAATGACTTCAGTAACTTTCACTTGGTAGCTTCTTTGTCAGTATTCCATTTTTGTGGaaatgtagcaaaaaaaaaacaacataaatgaaGCAATAATAACAATCATTGTTCTATTATGATTATTTCTATCAGGGATgcacaaccttttttgaccgaacaTCTAATTTCACCTTCCGTGATCAACCGTGATCGCATGCAGAACCATGCACACACAGTATTCACTCTACCAAACATTCATGTCAAGAACACCTTGCATCACGTCTCCAGAGTTTAGCTCACTGTCTCGCTCAGATGAAGCCCATATGTCTCAGCGAGGACAGCGCACATTTAAATTTGAAAGATCAAGAACAAAATCTCAAACATGAATAATATTCAGACCCACTAAAGCagttttactttcttttcatCAGTCACCTGATCTTTTAATGAGACACTTGAGTTGACACACTGTTGTTGTGATTTGGCGTGGCTTTGCCACAGGTATGGGAAATTAATGTTTAATGATTTCCACGTACTCTCTGCAATGTGTTCACGTATCCCTGGTGCTATGCGTACCCCTGGTTCGGAAACACAGATTTTATTAGTCTGGTTGTTGCTGGTATTATATTACAGTGGAAAAAGTCTAAGTCCAGTGTATGACTGGATGATGAATCTTTGCtatgaaacaaaataataaaatgatagctcataaattataaataaatgtattagtATATTATTGTAGATGAACTGAAAAAAAGCATTCACCGTAttcgatattttaaaaaaataattggcatataatataaaatatataaattgccTATTGTTACCAAAAGTCATTCTAAAAACGTTATTTATGTATCCATCTCTGATATTAATATTTTGAATCTTGTTTTCAATAGAGTTGGACATCCATGCAGTGACGGGCATCATCGTTGGAGTGTGCCTGGGGCTCATATGCATGCTCCTCTGCATGTGTTTCAGTTTCCGCAACACTAAGACCAGGTAATATAGCTTACACACAGACCAACTCAAATCAACTCAACTCTATTTATCAAGCACGTCAAAATAAACACCGCTGTATATAAAGTGCTCTACATGATCAAAAATCATTCATACaacaaaccatttttaaaaatatgaataacaaagacagtagaaagtacaaaagcagtaaaactaaaaaaatcaagtctcctGCTAACtcgaaagccaaagaatgaCCTGAGGCACCTGGCAGGTGGATGGGGGTGGTGGAGCTCAGAGACCTAAGGTGAGGTGGCGCCaataaaagatttgaaaacaaataacagagtctaaagaactctaaaatgtataggaagctagtgaagggatgccagagtcggatttatgtgctccctcttatgagtaccagtcaagaggcaggcagcagcattctggaccaactggagaacCTTAATGGAGGCTTTGTtgtcttcaaacaacaaagcatatacaatacaatacaagctgatttatatagcgttttcacaacagcggcagctgcaacaaagtgcTGAACAAAACACTTAACAtagagtaaaataataaacacaacacataacataaaccacggacagttgtgcagtACTAACCACTTCTCTGTCacacgttttgttgtttgaagcagtttgagatgatagaggagagaatcaaagtgtcctttaaccagtagatcagagacgtcacgctcaaaatgtgcacacgtcagctacaagctaagtttcaagtTTGCAAAAGTGCCTAAGAATGCATGACTGTTCGTgtcttatgttatgtgttgtgatattattttgttattttatgttaactgttctgtaaagcgctttattacagctgcagctgttgtgaaaactctttataaataaagatgcatcgtattgtattgtttgcGTGCCTCCTATTAGAGGGACACCTGACGGCCTAGACTCCACAGCTGTGACCGCCCAATACAGAAGAGGGGGCTACCCCAGTCCCACCCATGTGCCAGAGTGCAGTGATTGCCACGAGCTGGAGACGCTCATGCCCTCCAGCGAGCAAGAGTTCGGCCACTCGTCCACGGAAACCCCCGAGGGGCAGAGCCTGATAGTGAGCGGCAACACCTGGGAGGGTGGGGGCCCCCTGGCACCTGAAGCCAAGGTCGAAACCAGCCTTTTTCTGCCGTTTGTGTTTCACATATTGATTGCGACGCATCTGACTTGTTGTCGTCGCCGTTTGCAGGCTGTTTGGAATGGCTCCATCAGTCATAACTGGGCCAACAGAATCACCCGATACAGAGACACCGTCACTGAAGGCTCGACTGGATTCATCGCTGGGGAACTCAGCGTGACAAGCAACGCGGTAAATGAACACCTCACGCCATGCAGTCATCCGCCAACCCTCAGGAAGAATGTACTTTGGATGTTTTTGGTTTGGTATTTATGTCAAAGATTGACATTTTATattgagtgtggatgtgtttggAGTGTCTAAGTGTGTGAATGAATAGACAGGTGATGAAagtggcatgaaaaaaatgtttcctttatGCGTGTTTGAGAAGACAGACAGACGTGTGTGTACACTGCTACTATACTGACTCCCGTTGCacgtaaaatgtgttttatgaataaatgggaaataaaaacaatcgaaAATTGCCATTAATTTTTTGCTATTTAAAGGAAAACTGCGATATTGGGATTCTTAGATCTTTCTTTAAAATGATCTCTCATTATTTGACAGAAAGGTTATGTATCAAAAATTATAGTGGTATCGGTATAGATGACTACTGCAGATGACTCATACTGGTatcggtttgaaaaaaaaaagtggtatcagATGTTTCGAGATACAACGATGTGGAGTAATCTTGGAGATTTGGTCCTTGCAGGATTGTCAGAATGCATCCCCGTCCAGTAACCAGGTAGAGGCCGAGGTCATCGTCCACTTGGAGCTCTCCGAAATGAGCACCGGGAAGGCCAAGTTTGACTGCGGGCGGGCCAAGGACTCCAAAGCCACCCGCGGCCTCACGTTAGGACCTACCGAGGAGAACTCTCCCAGTGAACAATCGCTGGACCTGATCCAGCAGAATCTTCCCACGACAAGTCCGGCGACCAACCACAACGGGGAACCAGAGGATGGACCGGCTGAGGCGGTTTGCGCCGACCCAAGGCAGGACTCGGGGCTGACCAACGGCTTCCACTCCCCTAAGACGCCACGACCTGCGCCCAAATCTGGGGAAAACGGGGACGTTGGACGCTGCCCTTCAGCACAATCCAAGACCAAGTCTGCCGGTCTTACCCCTGTTCCTTTTGTCACTTCAGGCCTGGTCCAGCCTACCTCAGTAGCACACAGTTACTTGTGCCCGTAGTCTCTGCTTGTCAGGTTCGAGCAAACGGAGACGTTCTTACCTGGGATGATTGTGTAAATGTGCCTCATTGTCGGATttcttttgtactttgaatcCATGCTTTCATACATATGTAAATACATGACTGTCTATTTTTAGAGGCTGAGTGCCTGTTTTTGGGGTATGCATTGCAACCATACATTCCTCTGGGCTGCGAAAGCAAAAAGATTCAGCGCAGACCCCTCAATGCCAGACCTAAGACGGGAACCAAAATGGTAGGCACTAGTCCAGTGGATCAAGGTGAGGATCCAAACCCAATTTTAAGAATGTTTAGCACccgtgtttctctctctctctagcctCACGCTGTCTCAGGGTCACTGACACATCACTGCAATGCGTGCCATTCTATCTCAGctgttcacacacaaaaaacagacacattttggaATGTGACGTTGCCGTACTGTGACACtttgaattcaaatgagccattgAGAGCTAGAATGGGCTTATTCTGTTTCTGTCATTTTGCAGCACAGTGATTTAAAACTTTTACGGCTGCAGTAAAACCTTGGATATTTTTATGGAAATGGTTACTTCGTGCTGGTCGACTGGCTTGCACATCtcactcacagtgcagaggtgcacggttcgattccggctttggccttcctctgtggagttgcgtgttctccccgtgcctgtgtgggttttctctgggtattttggtttcctcccatattccaataacatgcacggcaggttgatggaacactaaattgtccggaggtgtgattgtgaatgtgaatgtttttttttgtttttttggtctatgtgtgccctccgatgggctggcaaccagttcagggtgtccgccgcctactgcccgaagacagctgtgatcggctccagcacgcctgccactctcgtgaggataagcggattagaaaatgcatgGCGTTAGCCCACTCTACTTCTTAGTGGCTCAAATGCGAACCATTAATCATGTGTCATTGGATGTATATGTCATCTGATCCCAACACCCATCCAGACTTCAGCACAGGtttgctctttttgttttttttccaaacaagtgTTACTGCCACGCAACACAGCTAAAAGGATTCGTCAACAACTATAAATGTGTAATATTGCCTCAGAAACAATCCCATGTTGCAAAAATTACAAAACGGACCGACATGCAACACTTTTATTCTTGAGTGATTAGAGcttttgcaaacacacacacacacacacacacacacacacacacacacacacacacacacacacacacacacaattatcaaaacaaacaaaacaaagttctACTGAATGTGAGTcttgtgaaaaaaattgcaatttcaaCAAGACGAAATGATAGCCTGCAAGAATAATCATCATTTTATCTTCACACAAACCTCATCGTGGGATCTGGTAATCTTTCAACGGAATTGGATATTTCTCAAAAAAATCTTgtattttaccttttttttcctcacatgaATTCAACGTTTAGTGTTTTTATTACAACTAAATCTGgcagtttttgttcttttcattgtGGCTCGAATACTTGTAGGtttgttattgttttagttattgttttttttaggatttATGAATGTCTGAATTTGAAAAGAATGTAAATTTTCTGGAATTTATCATGACATGTTACAGCCACCAATGTGTCGGCGGGTCATAAtttgatgatgtgtgtgtgtccatctcCCTCTCGATGATCCCagggatttttgttttaatttttcagtggtacaaaatgaaaattcaCTAAACTAGTTTTCGACGGCCAAACAAGTATTTGAATTGAAAAAGTAATGAAGTTCTgaattgtaaaaaacaaacaaacaaaaagactggTGCATTCCAACTCCTTATCAACCACACTacctcatttctttttcaggttTTCATTGTGCTTGTGTGGCCTCAAGTGTAGCTAGCACCTTTTTGAATGTTATTCTTATTTCAACAACATTAACTCTTGAGAAAACACTTTGTTTTCCAACACAAACAGGACGAAACATACCAACTTCAAACAGCAGTTCATAGCATGGACTATGTTACCATTCAAGTGCTTTTTGGTGCCTCAGCTCGGAATTACTCACTCGGAACACAGATTTAGTTTTTCcttgttgaatttattcaattttattttatcaagctgttgtatgaaataaaatcatctggatagtGATAAAAAAAAGTAGACGACACAGCtatcaaaaaatatttagatccagatgattttatgttctgcaaccacttgacacAAACAAATGGAGTGAATTCAACACACCAGTTTTCAGACTATGACGCTAACGTTGAAGCCAGAGTTTAGAACCCTCTTAGAGTTTCTCCAATACAAAAAATGTCCACAATCGTCAAAATTGAGTCAAATGAAGCATCCCTATTCTGAACTCATTTGtgtattgtaaattattcaaatTTAAATTGTTCCCTGTAGCATGATGTTACCGCATGGTGCTGCTTCGTatgctgcatttaaaaaaaaagaaatgtgttttttattttttattttttacctccAATTGGAAAAAGCACATTGGtcctatttttttggggggtggaggtgggggggggggattggcatGACAATATGTGGCTATGTCCGGCTAAAAGTTAAACCCGCTGCCGAGTTTTATCATCAGCATCTCTTCTCACTTTCAATATAATTGGCTATCACGTACTGTATCTTCAAATCTAAATAAAATGCTCGTCTCCTGTTTGATTTTATTCGACTAGTTCTCCTGAGAATTTGATTCAGATTTAACACAGAAACACTGTGGGAAACTGTTTTAGTGGACTTTACTTTTGACTATACCTCTATTGCAAAacattctatttttaaaatattttcatatctCTTTACTTTCAACAAGACAAGCCCTTGGAAAGTTATAATTTACCTCCCccaaacctgcataaaaaaaacagtgttttgCATCATTCGACCTCTTGTACAAAAAGAAGCATCATTTCTGGAAAATCAGTGCCTTGGGCTGATTAGTACATATGtgactacatttaaaaaaaaactacaattctCATGAGAATATTGAAGCGGTTAGTCCAAAAATTCTTAGTCAAATTCACTTTTTGAAAGCTTTATGTGAATAGTACTTGTCAAGAATGACTACATTTTTGATAAATAATTAGGCCCTTAACTTTTAAGTGCTTGCGggaaaaaatgatcttattattTAGTCATCTCATGGATGCATCATGCTTCTTGCCGGTTATTGGTTCTAACGCTTAGAGGTCGGACATTGGAAATTCTGAAGTGGGAAATAATTTCTGTCTGGAAAACAATCTATGTTTTAATGCAGTTTGGCACCTCCTgcaggccataaatgtttttGCATCCACTTTCGTTTGCCGTGTTCGTTCTGGTTCTAAATTCCCTTGACAGGGCCTCAACATAAACGCCAACTGACAATTAATTACATGTACTGGTAATATATATTGGGGGTCCTAAACATAACTCCAAAACTCACTCAATTGtaacccatttaaagtttggggGCAGCTTGACACTACTGTCACTTACCCGCTGATAAGATGTTGATgtgtatatcatgataagacgTATGAAAATGTCGCATGGTACCAGGCCTGAACTTAAACAGGAA
This Hippocampus zosterae strain Florida chromosome 4, ASM2543408v3, whole genome shotgun sequence DNA region includes the following protein-coding sequences:
- the igdcc4 gene encoding immunoglobulin superfamily DCC subclass member 4 isoform X1; amino-acid sequence: MAVERTPWLICVLLLFCAPSKQDKPVSVELSCGAGPSHVVLEPGSPLKLDCNLGASDTPLNITWLHEGQPLPPEGSDEQRYLADRSLFLLLSSKDGASPQALEGGYSCVSANAHGALTSRTVNVLLASMSSFRQEPSPQTVPAGGAARFECQIDGVPTPVITWEKDKVAVPQDPSRFISLPIGVLQILEVTREDEGTYRCVAFNSARRDISHEAQLTVTAGSAGALNRVLIVAPPQNATVLLGRPAVMECMAQGQPKPLVSWSRLDGKPISTDVVVLATNLLIRNTRRHHGGIYVCRANKPRTREFVTAAAELHVPAPPVILQPPETVSLSRGNTARFVCNSSGEPTPVLHWLKNGKPIRSLRRTKTQNPGVLLINQLALEDAGYYQCIADNGLGTACATAKLTVIVREGLPSRPRRLSVAPYSSTTALLTWDKPEYNSDRIIGYSVHCQRAAGSDNVEYQFAMNNDTTEYHVKDLLPHTAYTFFVVAYSPMGASRPSLPVTVDMLEDVPSAPPQLSIASTSPTDIRLMWHPLSSQHSRGAVTSYRIEYSSLDNVDTVFSVEVGGNETQFTLRELQPNQAYRLRIAAGTAVGFGVPSEWAQHQTLAHYSHTSHRMVMFAPTELKVRAQVNTLNVTWQPSPNHTVVSGYKLSCREVGANVEKMTQTHLVRLRKKARYHLLTGLVPDQLYEVRVWAFNKQADGSAAVWKGRTEKASKASSLPMRPPPLPPSSIQAAANSSTSIRLRWEKPRFSTVRIINYTVRCSPAGTTNASLVTYHTSAAQEILIGALKPFTRYELAVQSNGMDAAGPFSGTVEESTFADRPSSAPQELRLSTINSSSVLVSWRPPLEPNGVIVGYRILFSSNLSQPEHTWRNLSQDGSITNVEVQGLTSGTHYFFKLGASTEVGAGPYSLIKDIQTPPDQYELDIHAVTGIIVGVCLGLICMLLCMCFSFRNTKTRGTPDGLDSTAVTAQYRRGGYPSPTHVPECSDCHELETLMPSSEQEFGHSSTETPEGQSLIVSGNTWEGGGPLAPEAKAVWNGSISHNWANRITRYRDTVTEGSTGFIAGELSVTSNADCQNASPSSNQVEAEVIVHLELSEMSTGKAKFDCGRAKDSKATRGLTLGPTEENSPSEQSLDLIQQNLPTTSPATNHNGEPEDGPAEAVCADPRQDSGLTNGFHSPKTPRPAPKSGENGDVGRCPSAQSKTKSAGLTPVPFVTSGLVQPTSVAHSYLCP
- the igdcc4 gene encoding immunoglobulin superfamily DCC subclass member 4 isoform X2; this encodes MAVERTPWLICVLLLFCAPSKQDKPVSVELSCGAGPSHVVLEPGSPLKLDCNLGASDTPLNITWLHEGQPLPPEGSDEQRYLADRSLFLLLSSKDGASPQALEGGYSCVSANAHGALTSRTVNVLLASMSSFRQEPSPQTVPAGGAARFECQIDGVPTPVITWEKDKVAVPQDPRFISLPIGVLQILEVTREDEGTYRCVAFNSARRDISHEAQLTVTAGSAGALNRVLIVAPPQNATVLLGRPAVMECMAQGQPKPLVSWSRLDGKPISTDVVVLATNLLIRNTRRHHGGIYVCRANKPRTREFVTAAAELHVPAPPVILQPPETVSLSRGNTARFVCNSSGEPTPVLHWLKNGKPIRSLRRTKTQNPGVLLINQLALEDAGYYQCIADNGLGTACATAKLTVIVREGLPSRPRRLSVAPYSSTTALLTWDKPEYNSDRIIGYSVHCQRAAGSDNVEYQFAMNNDTTEYHVKDLLPHTAYTFFVVAYSPMGASRPSLPVTVDMLEDVPSAPPQLSIASTSPTDIRLMWHPLSSQHSRGAVTSYRIEYSSLDNVDTVFSVEVGGNETQFTLRELQPNQAYRLRIAAGTAVGFGVPSEWAQHQTLAHYSHTSHRMVMFAPTELKVRAQVNTLNVTWQPSPNHTVVSGYKLSCREVGANVEKMTQTHLVRLRKKARYHLLTGLVPDQLYEVRVWAFNKQADGSAAVWKGRTEKASKASSLPMRPPPLPPSSIQAAANSSTSIRLRWEKPRFSTVRIINYTVRCSPAGTTNASLVTYHTSAAQEILIGALKPFTRYELAVQSNGMDAAGPFSGTVEESTFADRPSSAPQELRLSTINSSSVLVSWRPPLEPNGVIVGYRILFSSNLSQPEHTWRNLSQDGSITNVEVQGLTSGTHYFFKLGASTEVGAGPYSLIKDIQTPPDQYELDIHAVTGIIVGVCLGLICMLLCMCFSFRNTKTRGTPDGLDSTAVTAQYRRGGYPSPTHVPECSDCHELETLMPSSEQEFGHSSTETPEGQSLIVSGNTWEGGGPLAPEAKAVWNGSISHNWANRITRYRDTVTEGSTGFIAGELSVTSNADCQNASPSSNQVEAEVIVHLELSEMSTGKAKFDCGRAKDSKATRGLTLGPTEENSPSEQSLDLIQQNLPTTSPATNHNGEPEDGPAEAVCADPRQDSGLTNGFHSPKTPRPAPKSGENGDVGRCPSAQSKTKSAGLTPVPFVTSGLVQPTSVAHSYLCP